The window GCGAGGATGGCCAGCGAACCGAAAGCCTGGCCCTGGATCTCGTCGATCTGGCCGTGCAGGATATTGAAGTCCAGGTTGAAGCGGCGCACCGCCTCCGACAGGTGCGGCTGATCCACGTCATTGCCGGTGAAGGCGAAACGGAACAGGTGGTCCGTGCCCTGGCCGGCATCGGCGCGCGCCAGGCGCTCGCGCAGGCGCGCCAGCACGCCCTTGGGCAGTTCGTGGGCGATGACGTCGCCGATGAGTGCGCGGGTGACTTCGTGGCGCGGCTGGCGGAACACGTCCAGCACCTCGCCCTGTTCGATCACCTGGCCGGCTTCCATCACGGCCACGCGGTCGCAGATCTGCTTGATGACTTCCATCTGGTGCGTGATCAGCACGATAGTCAGGCCCAGTTCCTTGTTGATCTTGCGCAGCAGTTCGAGGATGGAGCGGGTGGTTTCCGGGTCCAGCGCCGAGGTGGCTTCGTCCGAGAGCAGCACCTTGGGATCGTTGGCCAGGGCGCGGGCGATGCCCACGCGCTGTTTCTGGCCGCCGGAGATCTGCGCCGGATAGCGGTCGCGCAGGGCGGTCAGGCCGACCAGTTCCAGCAGCGGCTCGACCTTGGCGGCGATCTCGGCCTTGCTCTTGCCGGCCAGTTCCAGGGGCAGGGCAATGTTGTCGTAGACGCTGCGCGAAGAGAGCAGGTTGAAGTGCTGGAAGATCATGCCGATGCCGCGGCGTGCCTCGCGCAGCTGGGCTGCCGACAGCGAGGTCAGGTCCTGGCCGTCGAGCACGATGCGCCCGGAGGTGGGGCGGTTCAACAGGTTCAGGGTGCGCACCAGCGTGCTCTTGCCGGCGCCGCTGCGGCCG is drawn from Herbaspirillum seropedicae and contains these coding sequences:
- a CDS encoding methionine ABC transporter ATP-binding protein, with product MIEIQAVTQRFGNVEAVRKVDLSIRKGEIFGIIGRSGAGKSTLVRTLNLLNRPTSGRIVLDGQDLTSLSAAQLREARRGIGMIFQHFNLLSSRSVYDNIALPLELAGKSKAEIAAKVEPLLELVGLTALRDRYPAQISGGQKQRVGIARALANDPKVLLSDEATSALDPETTRSILELLRKINKELGLTIVLITHQMEVIKQICDRVAVMEAGQVIEQGEVLDVFRQPRHEVTRALIGDVIAHELPKGVLARLRERLARADAGQGTDHLFRFAFTGNDVDQPHLSEAVRRFNLDFNILHGQIDEIQGQAFGSLAILANGTQDNINQAMQYLREQGVVVEELNHVI